A stretch of the Notamacropus eugenii isolate mMacEug1 chromosome 2, mMacEug1.pri_v2, whole genome shotgun sequence genome encodes the following:
- the CNTNAP1 gene encoding contactin-associated protein 1 isoform X1, which translates to MGTPLLCILLAAVTGARAWGWYGCDEELVASLYSRSLGASSYYGFFSGPRFARLHGISGWSPAIGDKNPWLQIDLMKKHKIRAVATQGAFNSWDWVTRYMLLYGDRVDSWTPFYQRGHNSTFFGNVNESAVVRHDLHYHITARYIRIVPLAWNPRGKIGLRLGLYGCPYKSDVLYFDGDDAISYRFPKGISRTLWDVIAFSFKTEEKEGLLLHSEGIQGDYVTLELKNAQLWMHISLGNNPIHARPGHTTVFAGGVLNDLHWHYLRLDRFGRDVNLTLDGEVQRFLLNGDFEKLNLDTEMFIGGIVRARQKNLAYRENFRGCMENIIFNRVNIADLAVQGHSRITSEGKVAFRCLDPVPHPINFGGPHNFVQVPGFPRRGRLAVSFRFRTWDLTGLLLFSSLSDGLGHVELMLSDGQVNVSIAQPGRKKLQFAAGYRLNDGFWHEVNFAAQENTAVISIDDVAGAEFRVSHPLQIRTGISYFFGGCPKPAGIWGCHSNQTAFHGCMELLKVDGQLVNLTLLEFRRLGRYAEILFDTCGITDRCFPNPCEHGGRCYQSWDDFICYCDLTGYQGEICHQPLYKESCEAYRLSGKTSGNFTIDPDGSGPLKPFVVYCDIRENRAWTVVRHDRQWTTRVTGSSQDRPFLGAIQYWNASWEEVSALANASQHCEQWLEFSCYNSRLLNTAGGYPFSFWIGRNEEQHFYWGGSQPGIQRCACGLDKSCVDPTLYCNCDADEPQWRTDKGLLTFVDHLPVTQVVVGDTNRSNSEAQFFLKPLRCYGDRNSWNTISFHTGASLLFPPIRANYSLDVSFYFKTTADSGVFLENQGGRPCQWRRPYLRLELNTSRDIVFAFDVGNGDENLTVHTEDMEFNDDEWHLVRAEINVKLARLRVDHRPWEIRPMPLQTYIWLEYDRPLSVGSAEHKRRPFLGCLRAMRLNGITLNLEGRANASEGTSPNCTGRCLHPKLPCFHGGRCVERYSYYTCDCDLTAFEGPYCNHDIGGFFEEGTWVRYNLQSALRSAAQEFSHMLSRPVPGYEPGYVPGYDTPGYVPGYHGPGYQLPDYPRPGRPVPGYRGPVYNVTGEEVSFSFSTTSAPAILLYVSSFVQDYMAVLIKEDGTLQLRYQLGTSPYVYPLTTRPVTDGQSHSINITRVYRSLFIQVDYFPLMEQKFSLLVDSQLDSPKALYLGRVMETGVIDPEIQRYNTPGFSGCLSGVRFNNVAPLKTHFRGPHPLPREISEALRVQGDLAESNCGAMPHSGFEVPPELDPWYLPPDFIYYHDDGWVAIIIGFVVTLLLLGLVGLLVFFYLQNHRYKGSYHTHEPKATHDYHAARKTPLPPSTPARASVPQPPAPAAATRDQNLPQILEEARSE; encoded by the exons ATGGGCACCCCGTTGCTCTGCATTCTGCTTGCAGCGGTCACGGGAGCCAGAGCCTGGGGCTGGT ATGGCTGTGATGAGGAACTGGTGGCCTCACTGTATTCTCGCTCGCTGGGAGCCTCCTCCTATTATGGCTTTTTCTCTGGGCCCCGCTTCGCCCGGCTTCACG GCATAAGTGGATGGTCGCCTGCCATTGGGGACAAGAACCCCTGGCTACAGATTGATCTGATGAAGAAACATAAGATAAGGGCCGTGGCCACGCAGGGCGCCTTCAACTCGTGGGATTGGGTCACACGCTATATGCTACTTTATGGAGACCGTGTGGACAGCTGGACACCTTTTTACCAGCGAGGGCACAATTCG ACATTCTTTGGGAACGTGAATGAATCCGCAGTGGTCCGACATGACCTCCACTACCATATAACTGCAAGATACATTCGTATCGTACCCTTGGCCTGGAACCCACGAGGCAAGATTGGTCTGAGACTTGGACTCTACGGATGCCCTTACA AGTCAGACGTGCTGTACTTTGATGGGGATGATGCTATCTCCTACCGATTCCCCAAGGGGATCAGTCGTACCCTATGGGATGTCATAGCCTTCAGCTTTAAGAcggaggagaaagaagggctcCTTCTGCATTCAGAGGGGATTCAGGGCGACTATGTGACTCTGGAGCTCAAGAACGCTCAATTGTGGATGCACATAAGTCTAG GTAACAACCCTATCCATGCCAGACCGGGCCATACGACTGTATTCGCGGGTGGCGTCCTCAATGACTTACATTGGCACTACTTGCGTCTGGATCGCTTTGGTAGAGACGTCAACTTGACGTTGGATGGCGAGGTGCAGCGATTCCTGCTCAATGGCGACTTTGAGAAGCTAAACCTAGACACAGAG ATGTTTATAGGAGGTATAGTCAGGGCTAGGCAGAAGAACCTTGCTTACCGGGAAAATTTTCGTGGCTGCATGGAAAATATAATCTTTAACCGAGTCAACATCGCCGACCTGGCTGTCCAGGGTCACTCCCGGATCACTTCTGAG GGCAAAGTGGCTTTTCGGTGCTTGGATCCAGTCCCGCACCCTATCAATTTCGGGGGCCCACACAACTTCGTGCAGGTGCCCGGCTTCCCCCGCCGCGGCCGCCTAGCTGTTTCCTTTCGTTTTCGGACCTGGGATCTTACAGGGCTGCTGCTCTTCTCCAGCCTGTCGGACGGGCTGGGCCACGTGGAGCTGATGCTCAGTGACGGACAGGTCAATGTGTCCATTGCTCAACCTGGGCGCAAGAAGCTACAGTTTGCTGCGG GATACCGCCTCAATGATGGGTTCTGGCATGAGGTGAATTTCGCAGCACAAGAAAACACAGCAGTCATCAGTATAGATGATGTTGCTGGAGCTGAATTCCGAGTCTCTCATCCCCTTCAGATTCGTACTGGAATTTCATACTTCTTTGGGG GTTGTCCCAAACCAGCTGGCATCTGGGGCTGCCATTCCAACCAGACCGCATTCCATGGCTGCATGGAGCTGCTTAAGGTGGATGGGCAGCTAGTCAACCTGACTCTGCTAGAATTCCGTCGACTTGGAAGATATGCTGAGATCCTCTTTGACACATGTGGTATCACTGACAG GTGCTTCCCAAACCCATGTGAACATGGGGGCCGCTGCTATCAGTCCTGGGATGACTTCATCTGCTACTGTGACCTGACAGGCTACCAGGGGGAGATCTGCCACCAGC CCCTGTACAAAGAATCATGTGAAGCCTATAGACTCAGTGGAAAGACCTCCGGGAATTTCACCATTGATCCTGATGGCAGTGGCCCATTAAAGCCATTTGTTGTGTACTGTGACATCCGAG AGAATCGGGCCTGGACAGTGGTACGCCATGATCGGCAGTGGACGACTCGGGTGACAGGCTCAAGCCAAGATCGCCCATTCCTAGGGGCTATTCAGTACTGGAATGCATCCTGGGAGGAGGTCAGTGCACTGGCCAACGCCTCTCAACATTGTGAGCAGTGGCTTGAGTTCTCTTGCTATAATTCCCGGCTGCTCAACACTGCAG GTGGCTACCCCTTCAGCTTCTGGATAGGTCGGAATGAGGAGCAACACTTTTACTGGGGAGGATCTCAGCCTGGGATCCAGCGCTGTGCCTGTGGCCTAGATAAGAGTTGTGTGGATCCCACCCTGTATTGCAACTGTGACGCTGATGAGCCCCAATG GAGAACGGACAAAGGACTGCTAACCTTTGTGGACCACCTGCCAGTCACGCAGGTGGTTGTTGGTGATACTAACCGATCCAACTCCGAGGCCCAGTTTTTCCTGAAGCCTCTTCGTTGCTATGGTGACC GAAACTCCTGGAATACCATCTCTTTCCACACTGGTGCTTCGCTGCTCTTCCCTCCCATTCGTGCCAACTACAGTCTTGATGTCTCTTTCTATTTCAAGACCACAGCAGACTCAGGTGTCTTCCTAGAGAATCAAGGAGGCCGCCCCTGCCAGTGGCGACGACCATACCTTCGGCTAGAACTCAACA CTTCTCGAGATATAGTTTTTGCCTTTGATGTGGGAAATGGTGATGAAAACCTCACAGTCCACACTGAGGACATGGAATTTAATGATGATGAGTGGCACCTGGTCCGGGCTGAGATCAATGTGAAACTGGCCCGGCTTCGAGTTGACCATCGACCTTGGGAGATACGGCCGATGCCCCTGCAGACCTACATCTGGCTAGAGTATGACCGGCCTCTTTCTGTTG GCTCTGCAGAGCACAAGCGGCGTCCCTTCCTGGGCTGTTTACGGGCAATGCGCCTAAATGGAATTACCTTGAACCTGGAGGGCCGTGCCAATGCCTCAGAGGGCACCTCCCCCAACTGCACAGGCCGCTGTCTTCACCCAAAGCTCCCCTGTTTTCATGGTGGACGGTGTGTGGAACGGTACAGCTATTATACATGTGATTGTGATCTCACAGCCTTCGAAGGGCCCTACTGCAACCATG ACATTGGCGGATTCTTTGAGGAAGGCACCTGGGTGCGCTATAACCTGCAGTCAGCCCTTCGCTCCGCCGCTCAGGAGTTCTCTCACATGCTGAGCCGCCCAGTGCCTGGCTATGAGCCTGGCTACGTCCCTGGCTATGACACCCCTGGCTACGTGCCTGGATATCATGGTCCTGGTTACCAGCTCCCTGACTACCCTCGACCTGGTAGGCCGGTACCGGGGTATCGGGGGCCAGTCTACAATGTCACTGGTGAGGAGGTCTCTTTCAGTTTCAGTACTACCTCTGCCCCCGCAATCCTACTCTATGTTAGCTCCTTTGTCCAAGATTACATGGCTGTGCTGATCAAGGAGGATG GGACCCTGCAGCTGCGCTACCAGTTGGGTACTAGCCCTTATGTGTATCCGCTGACCACCCGGCCAGTCACTGATGGTCAATCCCACAGCATCAATATCACCCGTGTCTACAGAAGCCTCTTTATCCAG GTGGATTATTTCCCATTGATGGAACAGAAGTTCTCATTGCTTGTGGATAGTCAACTGGACTCACCAAAGGCCTTGTACCTGGGGCGTGTTATGG AGACAGGAGTGATTGATCCTGAGATTCAGCGCTACAACACACCAGGCTTTTCAGGTTGCCTCTCAGGTGTTCGCTTCAACAATGTGGCCCCACTCAAAACCCATTTCCGGGGTCCCCACCCACTTCCCCGTGAGATTTCTGAAGCCCTTCGTGTTCAGGGGGATCTGGCTGAGTCCAACTGTGGTGCTATGCCGCACTCTGGCTTTGAGGTGCCACCTGAGCTTGATCCTTGGTACCTGCCACCAG ACTTCATCTACTATCACGATGATGGCTGGGTTGCTATCATCATAGGCT tTGTCGTGACTCTCTTGCTGCTGGGGCTAGTGGGACTCTTAGTCTTCTTCTATCTGCAAAATCATCGATACAAGGGTTCCTACCACACCCATGAGCCCAAGGCCACTCATGATTACCATGCTGCCAGAAAGACACCTTTACCCCCTTCTACTCCTGCCCGGGCGTCTGTTCCCCAGCCTCCAGCCCCTGCAGCTGCCACTCGAGACCAGAACCTACCCCAGATTCTGGAGGAGGCCCGTTCTGAATAA
- the CNTNAP1 gene encoding contactin-associated protein 1 isoform X4, with protein MGTPLLCILLAAVTGARAWGWYGCDEELVASLYSRSLGASSYYGFFSGPRFARLHGISGWSPAIGDKNPWLQIDLMKKHKIRAVATQGAFNSWDWVTRYMLLYGDRVDSWTPFYQRGHNSTFFGNVNESAVVRHDLHYHITARYIRIVPLAWNPRGKIGLRLGLYGCPYKSDVLYFDGDDAISYRFPKGISRTLWDVIAFSFKTEEKEGLLLHSEGIQGDYVTLELKNAQLWMHISLGNNPIHARPGHTTVFAGGVLNDLHWHYLRLDRFGRDVNLTLDGEVQRFLLNGDFEKLNLDTEMFIGGIVRARQKNLAYRENFRGCMENIIFNRVNIADLAVQGHSRITSEGKVAFRCLDPVPHPINFGGPHNFVQVPGFPRRGRLAVSFRFRTWDLTGLLLFSSLSDGLGHVELMLSDGQVNVSIAQPGRKKLQFAAGYRLNDGFWHEVNFAAQENTAVISIDDVAGAEFRVSHPLQIRTGISYFFGGCPKPAGIWGCHSNQTAFHGCMELLKVDGQLVNLTLLEFRRLGRYAEILFDTCGITDRCFPNPCEHGGRCYQSWDDFICYCDLTGYQGEICHQPLYKESCEAYRLSGKTSGNFTIDPDGSGPLKPFVVYCDIRENRAWTVVRHDRQWTTRVTGSSQDRPFLGAIQYWNASWEEVSALANASQHCEQWLEFSCYNSRLLNTAGGYPFSFWIGRNEEQHFYWGGSQPGIQRCACGLDKSCVDPTLYCNCDADEPQWRTDKGLLTFVDHLPVTQVVVGDTNRSNSEAQFFLKPLRCYGDRNSWNTISFHTGASLLFPPIRANYSLDVSFYFKTTADSGVFLENQGGRPCQWRRPYLRLELNTSRDIVFAFDVGNGDENLTVHTEDMEFNDDEWHLVRAEINVKLARLRVDHRPWEIRPMPLQTYIWLEYDRPLSVGSAEHKRRPFLGCLRAMRLNGITLNLEGRANASEGTSPNCTGRCLHPKLPCFHGGRCVERYSYYTCDCDLTAFEGPYCNHGTLQLRYQLGTSPYVYPLTTRPVTDGQSHSINITRVYRSLFIQVDYFPLMEQKFSLLVDSQLDSPKALYLGRVMETGVIDPEIQRYNTPGFSGCLSGVRFNNVAPLKTHFRGPHPLPREISEALRVQGDLAESNCGAMPHSGFEVPPELDPWYLPPDFIYYHDDGWVAIIIGFVVTLLLLGLVGLLVFFYLQNHRYKGSYHTHEPKATHDYHAARKTPLPPSTPARASVPQPPAPAAATRDQNLPQILEEARSE; from the exons ATGGGCACCCCGTTGCTCTGCATTCTGCTTGCAGCGGTCACGGGAGCCAGAGCCTGGGGCTGGT ATGGCTGTGATGAGGAACTGGTGGCCTCACTGTATTCTCGCTCGCTGGGAGCCTCCTCCTATTATGGCTTTTTCTCTGGGCCCCGCTTCGCCCGGCTTCACG GCATAAGTGGATGGTCGCCTGCCATTGGGGACAAGAACCCCTGGCTACAGATTGATCTGATGAAGAAACATAAGATAAGGGCCGTGGCCACGCAGGGCGCCTTCAACTCGTGGGATTGGGTCACACGCTATATGCTACTTTATGGAGACCGTGTGGACAGCTGGACACCTTTTTACCAGCGAGGGCACAATTCG ACATTCTTTGGGAACGTGAATGAATCCGCAGTGGTCCGACATGACCTCCACTACCATATAACTGCAAGATACATTCGTATCGTACCCTTGGCCTGGAACCCACGAGGCAAGATTGGTCTGAGACTTGGACTCTACGGATGCCCTTACA AGTCAGACGTGCTGTACTTTGATGGGGATGATGCTATCTCCTACCGATTCCCCAAGGGGATCAGTCGTACCCTATGGGATGTCATAGCCTTCAGCTTTAAGAcggaggagaaagaagggctcCTTCTGCATTCAGAGGGGATTCAGGGCGACTATGTGACTCTGGAGCTCAAGAACGCTCAATTGTGGATGCACATAAGTCTAG GTAACAACCCTATCCATGCCAGACCGGGCCATACGACTGTATTCGCGGGTGGCGTCCTCAATGACTTACATTGGCACTACTTGCGTCTGGATCGCTTTGGTAGAGACGTCAACTTGACGTTGGATGGCGAGGTGCAGCGATTCCTGCTCAATGGCGACTTTGAGAAGCTAAACCTAGACACAGAG ATGTTTATAGGAGGTATAGTCAGGGCTAGGCAGAAGAACCTTGCTTACCGGGAAAATTTTCGTGGCTGCATGGAAAATATAATCTTTAACCGAGTCAACATCGCCGACCTGGCTGTCCAGGGTCACTCCCGGATCACTTCTGAG GGCAAAGTGGCTTTTCGGTGCTTGGATCCAGTCCCGCACCCTATCAATTTCGGGGGCCCACACAACTTCGTGCAGGTGCCCGGCTTCCCCCGCCGCGGCCGCCTAGCTGTTTCCTTTCGTTTTCGGACCTGGGATCTTACAGGGCTGCTGCTCTTCTCCAGCCTGTCGGACGGGCTGGGCCACGTGGAGCTGATGCTCAGTGACGGACAGGTCAATGTGTCCATTGCTCAACCTGGGCGCAAGAAGCTACAGTTTGCTGCGG GATACCGCCTCAATGATGGGTTCTGGCATGAGGTGAATTTCGCAGCACAAGAAAACACAGCAGTCATCAGTATAGATGATGTTGCTGGAGCTGAATTCCGAGTCTCTCATCCCCTTCAGATTCGTACTGGAATTTCATACTTCTTTGGGG GTTGTCCCAAACCAGCTGGCATCTGGGGCTGCCATTCCAACCAGACCGCATTCCATGGCTGCATGGAGCTGCTTAAGGTGGATGGGCAGCTAGTCAACCTGACTCTGCTAGAATTCCGTCGACTTGGAAGATATGCTGAGATCCTCTTTGACACATGTGGTATCACTGACAG GTGCTTCCCAAACCCATGTGAACATGGGGGCCGCTGCTATCAGTCCTGGGATGACTTCATCTGCTACTGTGACCTGACAGGCTACCAGGGGGAGATCTGCCACCAGC CCCTGTACAAAGAATCATGTGAAGCCTATAGACTCAGTGGAAAGACCTCCGGGAATTTCACCATTGATCCTGATGGCAGTGGCCCATTAAAGCCATTTGTTGTGTACTGTGACATCCGAG AGAATCGGGCCTGGACAGTGGTACGCCATGATCGGCAGTGGACGACTCGGGTGACAGGCTCAAGCCAAGATCGCCCATTCCTAGGGGCTATTCAGTACTGGAATGCATCCTGGGAGGAGGTCAGTGCACTGGCCAACGCCTCTCAACATTGTGAGCAGTGGCTTGAGTTCTCTTGCTATAATTCCCGGCTGCTCAACACTGCAG GTGGCTACCCCTTCAGCTTCTGGATAGGTCGGAATGAGGAGCAACACTTTTACTGGGGAGGATCTCAGCCTGGGATCCAGCGCTGTGCCTGTGGCCTAGATAAGAGTTGTGTGGATCCCACCCTGTATTGCAACTGTGACGCTGATGAGCCCCAATG GAGAACGGACAAAGGACTGCTAACCTTTGTGGACCACCTGCCAGTCACGCAGGTGGTTGTTGGTGATACTAACCGATCCAACTCCGAGGCCCAGTTTTTCCTGAAGCCTCTTCGTTGCTATGGTGACC GAAACTCCTGGAATACCATCTCTTTCCACACTGGTGCTTCGCTGCTCTTCCCTCCCATTCGTGCCAACTACAGTCTTGATGTCTCTTTCTATTTCAAGACCACAGCAGACTCAGGTGTCTTCCTAGAGAATCAAGGAGGCCGCCCCTGCCAGTGGCGACGACCATACCTTCGGCTAGAACTCAACA CTTCTCGAGATATAGTTTTTGCCTTTGATGTGGGAAATGGTGATGAAAACCTCACAGTCCACACTGAGGACATGGAATTTAATGATGATGAGTGGCACCTGGTCCGGGCTGAGATCAATGTGAAACTGGCCCGGCTTCGAGTTGACCATCGACCTTGGGAGATACGGCCGATGCCCCTGCAGACCTACATCTGGCTAGAGTATGACCGGCCTCTTTCTGTTG GCTCTGCAGAGCACAAGCGGCGTCCCTTCCTGGGCTGTTTACGGGCAATGCGCCTAAATGGAATTACCTTGAACCTGGAGGGCCGTGCCAATGCCTCAGAGGGCACCTCCCCCAACTGCACAGGCCGCTGTCTTCACCCAAAGCTCCCCTGTTTTCATGGTGGACGGTGTGTGGAACGGTACAGCTATTATACATGTGATTGTGATCTCACAGCCTTCGAAGGGCCCTACTGCAACCATG GGACCCTGCAGCTGCGCTACCAGTTGGGTACTAGCCCTTATGTGTATCCGCTGACCACCCGGCCAGTCACTGATGGTCAATCCCACAGCATCAATATCACCCGTGTCTACAGAAGCCTCTTTATCCAG GTGGATTATTTCCCATTGATGGAACAGAAGTTCTCATTGCTTGTGGATAGTCAACTGGACTCACCAAAGGCCTTGTACCTGGGGCGTGTTATGG AGACAGGAGTGATTGATCCTGAGATTCAGCGCTACAACACACCAGGCTTTTCAGGTTGCCTCTCAGGTGTTCGCTTCAACAATGTGGCCCCACTCAAAACCCATTTCCGGGGTCCCCACCCACTTCCCCGTGAGATTTCTGAAGCCCTTCGTGTTCAGGGGGATCTGGCTGAGTCCAACTGTGGTGCTATGCCGCACTCTGGCTTTGAGGTGCCACCTGAGCTTGATCCTTGGTACCTGCCACCAG ACTTCATCTACTATCACGATGATGGCTGGGTTGCTATCATCATAGGCT tTGTCGTGACTCTCTTGCTGCTGGGGCTAGTGGGACTCTTAGTCTTCTTCTATCTGCAAAATCATCGATACAAGGGTTCCTACCACACCCATGAGCCCAAGGCCACTCATGATTACCATGCTGCCAGAAAGACACCTTTACCCCCTTCTACTCCTGCCCGGGCGTCTGTTCCCCAGCCTCCAGCCCCTGCAGCTGCCACTCGAGACCAGAACCTACCCCAGATTCTGGAGGAGGCCCGTTCTGAATAA